The following proteins come from a genomic window of Corallococcus sp. NCRR:
- a CDS encoding CHASE2 domain-containing protein, whose product MTLPARGPRSTWLSSPALPRWLGVSVGLLLAVGTAVTGGAPGPGERALYDFAVSRLLPPLPPRADLVLVEVDDRALAALGERWPLSRATWAKAFQALAAYRPNAVVVDILFDAPESRDALELGEDVLERLRTTGLADTPAGATLARDLEARLHAQDGDARLTEAFSGVGTVILGSMALEEDTGGVPVKGDPLTPVPLDADRLRLSAKGLSTNLAPLRLAAWGSGTLNVLPDEDGVIRRYPYAVRVGGRAWPSLALATALRLWPERSEALLRVAATDDGAPLMRLPAPDWLPRLSLADVLAAGPSSVGLDLALREKTVFVGVTATGLHGQSTLPGQLAVPGVEIHAFAMDNLRTGRVLRATRPAELLGLVETALVLGLLLWRRGRARSLGAVVAQAALLVVVHTVFVGWLLADPGWVVPLLPAVVGVALVTLAEAVARTEDLQRQSGALKRLFGRFPREAAPPPSEARDAGVAPGAADPGASRSLTGEHRS is encoded by the coding sequence ATGACGCTGCCTGCTCGCGGTCCCAGGTCCACGTGGCTGTCCTCCCCCGCCCTGCCGCGCTGGCTGGGCGTGAGCGTGGGCCTGCTGCTCGCGGTGGGCACAGCGGTGACGGGCGGCGCGCCGGGCCCGGGCGAGCGGGCCCTGTACGACTTCGCGGTGAGCCGGCTCCTGCCGCCGCTGCCGCCCAGGGCGGACCTGGTGCTGGTGGAGGTGGATGACCGCGCGCTCGCGGCGCTGGGCGAGCGCTGGCCGCTGTCGCGCGCCACCTGGGCGAAGGCCTTCCAGGCGCTGGCGGCCTACCGGCCCAACGCGGTGGTGGTGGACATCCTCTTCGACGCGCCGGAGTCCCGCGACGCGCTGGAGCTGGGCGAGGACGTGCTGGAGCGCCTGCGCACGACGGGGCTCGCGGACACGCCCGCGGGCGCCACGCTGGCCCGCGACCTGGAGGCGCGGCTGCACGCGCAGGACGGGGACGCGCGGCTCACGGAGGCCTTCTCCGGGGTGGGCACCGTCATCCTGGGCAGCATGGCGCTGGAGGAGGACACCGGCGGTGTGCCCGTGAAGGGGGATCCGCTGACGCCGGTGCCCCTGGACGCGGACCGGCTGCGCTTAAGCGCGAAGGGCCTGTCCACGAACCTGGCCCCGCTGCGGCTGGCGGCCTGGGGCAGCGGGACGCTGAACGTGCTGCCGGACGAGGACGGCGTCATCCGGCGCTATCCCTACGCCGTTCGGGTGGGCGGCAGGGCGTGGCCCTCGCTCGCGCTGGCGACGGCGCTGCGCCTGTGGCCGGAGCGCTCGGAGGCGCTGTTGCGCGTGGCGGCCACCGACGACGGCGCGCCCCTGATGCGGCTGCCCGCGCCGGACTGGCTGCCGCGCTTGAGCCTGGCGGACGTGCTGGCCGCGGGGCCGTCCTCGGTGGGGCTGGACCTGGCGCTCCGTGAGAAGACGGTGTTCGTGGGCGTCACCGCCACGGGGCTGCACGGCCAGAGCACCCTGCCTGGCCAGCTCGCGGTGCCGGGCGTGGAGATCCACGCCTTCGCGATGGACAACCTGCGCACCGGCCGGGTGCTGCGGGCCACCCGCCCGGCGGAGCTGCTGGGGCTGGTGGAGACGGCGCTGGTGCTGGGCCTGCTCCTGTGGCGCAGGGGCCGCGCGAGGAGCCTGGGCGCGGTGGTGGCCCAGGCCGCGCTCCTCGTCGTCGTGCACACGGTGTTCGTGGGCTGGCTCCTGGCGGACCCGGGCTGGGTCGTGCCGCTCCTGCCCGCCGTCGTGGGCGTGGCGCTGGTGACGCTGGCGGAGGCCGTGGCGCGCACCGAGGACCTCCAGCGGCAGAGCGGCGCCCTCAAGCGGCTGTTCGGCCGGTTCCCCCGGGAGGCGGCCCCTCCGCCTTCCGAGGCGCGCGACGCCGGAGTGGCCCCGGGCGCGGCGGACCCGGGGGCGTCCCGTTCGCTGACGGGTGAGCACCGGTCCTGA
- a CDS encoding FecR family protein, whose product MRKTGAPLMLSLLLSASPVAGLAAEADSACGGLTFDNGRLTTGQPLEAKGPRTEACLREVAEAVKARPAIRSLTVAAKLPDAERLDGQGLAVAKAAAEVLVNAGIPRTRVSFVAPPADANTPGRLQLAYVERPMQVAVARLRTVSGQVTASTGEGPPTSRLPGDSLYAGELVATDDAGRAELALADGSVLFLSPRSAVRLGTLELTAERQRKVLLDLVKGTVETQAAPGGAGSTFEVRTRGAVAGVRGTRFRVSQQEDGTSRLETLEGKVALVAEAGSVDVDAGFGSRARAGQAPEAPRALLAAPALERPRGGTYPKAPSLVWKAVPGAKVYRVEMGTTADFAGEVKVQESANPTVDAAAPGAGKWFWRVLAVDADGFVGYPSKIFSFDIAG is encoded by the coding sequence GTGAGGAAGACGGGCGCCCCCCTGATGCTGTCGCTGCTGCTGTCGGCCTCGCCTGTCGCGGGGCTCGCGGCGGAGGCGGACAGCGCCTGCGGCGGGCTGACGTTCGACAACGGGCGGCTCACCACGGGCCAGCCCCTGGAGGCGAAGGGGCCCCGGACGGAGGCCTGCCTGCGCGAGGTGGCGGAGGCCGTGAAGGCGCGCCCCGCCATCCGGAGCCTCACCGTGGCCGCGAAGCTGCCGGACGCGGAGCGGCTGGACGGCCAGGGGCTGGCGGTGGCGAAGGCCGCGGCGGAGGTGCTGGTGAACGCGGGCATCCCCCGCACGCGCGTGTCCTTCGTGGCGCCGCCCGCCGACGCCAACACCCCGGGCCGGCTGCAGCTCGCGTACGTGGAGCGCCCCATGCAGGTCGCGGTGGCCCGGCTGCGCACGGTCAGCGGACAGGTGACGGCGAGCACCGGCGAGGGCCCGCCCACGTCGCGCCTTCCGGGGGATTCGCTGTACGCGGGTGAGCTCGTGGCGACGGACGACGCTGGCCGGGCAGAGCTGGCGCTGGCGGATGGCAGCGTCCTGTTCCTGTCGCCCCGGAGCGCCGTGCGCCTGGGCACGCTGGAGCTCACCGCCGAGCGCCAGCGCAAGGTGCTGTTGGATCTGGTGAAGGGCACGGTGGAGACGCAGGCGGCGCCGGGTGGCGCGGGCTCCACCTTCGAGGTGCGCACGCGCGGCGCGGTGGCGGGCGTGCGCGGCACGCGCTTCCGCGTGTCCCAGCAGGAGGACGGCACCAGCCGCCTGGAGACCCTGGAGGGCAAGGTGGCCCTGGTCGCGGAGGCAGGCTCCGTGGACGTGGACGCGGGCTTCGGTTCGCGGGCCCGGGCGGGCCAGGCCCCGGAGGCGCCCCGCGCGCTCCTGGCGGCGCCAGCGCTGGAGCGGCCCCGGGGTGGCACGTACCCGAAGGCGCCCTCGCTCGTCTGGAAGGCCGTGCCGGGCGCGAAGGTGTACCGCGTGGAGATGGGGACGACGGCGGATTTCGCGGGCGAGGTGAAGGTCCAGGAGTCGGCCAACCCCACGGTGGACGCGGCGGCGCCGGGCGCGGGCAAGTGGTTCTGGCGGGTGCTGGCGGTGGATGCCGACGGCTTCGTAGGCTACCCGTCGAAGATCTTCAGCTTCGACATCGCCGGGTGA